Proteins found in one Fervidobacterium sp. genomic segment:
- a CDS encoding ATP-binding protein yields the protein MPNLKIAWYNVKVYIKKLWRDLMNPFKVGKGYSQEHFIDRQREIDYMVNVAESGNNLVILAPRRFGKTWLLHKFKESTSFVVLYVDLFGVISLKGLSTQLINQSFQILKEKDPVSFVTKYLKNLGRYISFSINFQHVSFSFSSNVDEEILLDECYKLLSSLSKTLKRRVIVIFDEFQEHERIYKNLPESLRSYFQIEDNVSFFFAGSKKHMLESLFFQKSGAMYHSCLRMDVDTYLPKEDCIQYAQKKFKESYKSLPNEPAEFIFNLTRGHPYFFQLLCYETWNKTDSVVTKEIVTEAYEILCDRESYAYDVLIDKVDYRYVRNILALLTKGESEPFSQETLKRYGIPTASVMSRTLKLLSEHGIVEKLGRGKYIITDPLFESYLQRRINL from the coding sequence TTGCCTAATCTTAAAATTGCATGGTATAATGTAAAAGTGTACATTAAAAAGTTGTGGAGAGATCTTATGAATCCATTCAAAGTGGGTAAAGGATACAGCCAAGAACATTTCATAGATAGACAACGTGAGATAGATTATATGGTAAACGTTGCAGAAAGTGGTAATAATTTAGTTATTTTAGCTCCAAGACGTTTTGGAAAAACATGGCTTTTGCACAAATTTAAAGAAAGTACCTCTTTTGTAGTTTTGTACGTTGATCTTTTTGGAGTCATTTCGTTAAAAGGTTTATCCACGCAGCTCATCAATCAGTCTTTTCAAATTTTAAAAGAAAAAGACCCTGTTAGTTTTGTTACCAAATATCTGAAAAATTTAGGAAGGTACATCTCATTTTCAATAAATTTTCAGCATGTAAGCTTCAGTTTTTCTTCTAATGTAGACGAAGAAATTTTATTAGATGAGTGTTACAAGTTACTTTCAAGCCTGTCTAAGACCCTTAAAAGAAGAGTTATAGTCATCTTTGATGAATTTCAGGAACACGAAAGGATATACAAAAATTTACCAGAAAGTTTAAGAAGCTACTTTCAAATAGAAGATAATGTATCATTCTTTTTTGCTGGTTCTAAGAAGCACATGTTAGAAAGTCTATTTTTTCAAAAATCCGGGGCAATGTATCATTCATGTCTGAGGATGGATGTGGATACATATTTGCCGAAAGAAGATTGTATTCAATACGCACAAAAGAAATTCAAAGAATCTTACAAGAGTTTACCGAACGAACCTGCTGAATTTATATTCAACTTAACTCGCGGGCATCCGTACTTTTTCCAGTTATTATGCTACGAGACTTGGAATAAGACAGATAGTGTCGTAACAAAGGAAATTGTAACTGAAGCTTATGAGATATTGTGTGATAGAGAGTCTTATGCTTATGACGTGCTTATAGATAAAGTTGATTATAGGTATGTTAGGAATATACTTGCGCTCTTGACAAAAGGAGAAAGTGAACCATTTAGTCAAGAAACGTTGAAAAGATACGGTATTCCTACTGCTTCGGTTATGAGTAGAACACTTAAATTGTTAAGTGAGCATGGTATTGTTGAAAAACTTGGAAGAGGAAAATATATTATAACAGACCCTCTTTTCGAAAGTTACTTACAAAGAAGAATTAACTTGTAA
- the cobT gene encoding nicotinate-nucleotide--dimethylbenzimidazole phosphoribosyltransferase, whose protein sequence is MFHGDKWEELSRSIIHRLNNLTKPIGSLGYLEDIALKMGLIQGKIIPDLPEDKRVYVFTADHGVVENGVSAYPKEVTYQMVLNFLSGGAAINVFSRHVDASVYVVDAGVDGDFDFDSPKLINAKVGYGTRDFTKGPAMSREDAKLCIEYGRKIAKDAINDGADLLVVGDMGIGNTTTATAIACAFGFEIDEILDIGTPLDNDGLKRKKETVLKALEVNKPDPSDPIDVLSKVGGFCIGQMAGFILESAENGVPVVVDGFPTSAGLLLAWEINPSVVDYVFAGHKSKVKGHKVILDTLGLRPILDLDMRLGEGTGAVLSIFIIEAAIKMIREMATFDSAGVSKGTDQ, encoded by the coding sequence ATGTTCCATGGGGATAAGTGGGAAGAACTTTCAAGGTCCATTATTCATCGATTAAACAACCTTACGAAACCTATTGGAAGTTTAGGGTACTTAGAAGATATCGCATTGAAGATGGGGCTTATACAAGGCAAGATTATACCAGATCTTCCTGAAGACAAAAGGGTGTACGTATTTACAGCAGACCATGGCGTAGTGGAGAATGGAGTCTCTGCATATCCGAAAGAAGTGACTTACCAAATGGTGTTGAACTTCTTAAGCGGTGGAGCGGCAATAAATGTCTTCTCAAGACATGTTGACGCGAGTGTGTACGTTGTTGACGCCGGTGTTGATGGTGACTTTGATTTTGATTCTCCTAAATTGATCAATGCAAAGGTAGGATATGGAACCAGGGATTTTACGAAAGGACCCGCAATGAGTCGTGAAGATGCCAAACTGTGCATTGAATATGGACGAAAAATAGCAAAAGATGCTATAAACGATGGTGCTGATTTACTGGTTGTTGGTGATATGGGAATAGGAAATACAACAACAGCTACGGCAATAGCCTGTGCATTTGGATTCGAAATAGATGAGATTCTTGATATAGGTACACCGTTAGATAACGACGGATTGAAAAGAAAAAAAGAGACAGTCTTAAAAGCTTTGGAAGTTAACAAGCCTGATCCATCTGATCCAATAGATGTATTGAGTAAAGTTGGTGGATTTTGTATTGGTCAAATGGCCGGATTTATCCTTGAAAGTGCTGAAAATGGTGTGCCAGTTGTCGTAGATGGCTTTCCAACATCTGCTGGTTTATTACTTGCATGGGAAATAAATCCATCAGTTGTTGATTACGTATTTGCAGGACATAAATCCAAAGTAAAAGGGCACAAAGTTATACTTGATACTCTTGGCTTGAGACCTATTCTCGATCTTGATATGCGATTAGGAGAGGGAACAGGCGCAGTACTTTCAATTTTTATAATAGAAGCAGCAATCAAAATGATTCGTGAGATGGCGACATTCGATTCTGCTGGTGTTTCGAAGGGGACAGATCAATGA
- the cobU gene encoding bifunctional adenosylcobinamide kinase/adenosylcobinamide-phosphate guanylyltransferase: protein MIMITGGVKSGKSSFALDLARKYEKKAFLATGVPFDEEMKTRIERHKKERGNDFDTFEEPLEVPKLLSDISYRYDVIVFDCLTTYLGNLYHYNVDVENYLEKLLRVFSHLKTQVIVITNEVGWGIIPENKLARDYAEILGKANTQIAKISQEVYLMVSGIGVRIK from the coding sequence ATGATAATGATCACTGGTGGTGTGAAATCAGGAAAAAGTTCTTTTGCACTTGACTTAGCCAGAAAATATGAAAAAAAGGCATTCTTAGCAACTGGTGTACCGTTTGACGAAGAGATGAAAACAAGAATAGAACGGCACAAAAAGGAAAGAGGAAACGATTTTGACACTTTCGAAGAACCTCTAGAAGTGCCAAAATTACTATCAGATATTTCATATAGATACGATGTTATCGTCTTTGACTGTCTCACAACTTATCTTGGAAACCTTTATCATTACAATGTAGATGTGGAGAATTATTTAGAGAAACTTCTTCGAGTATTTTCGCATTTAAAAACACAAGTGATCGTGATTACTAACGAAGTCGGATGGGGAATTATACCAGAGAATAAATTGGCAAGAGACTACGCAGAAATTCTTGGGAAAGCTAATACACAAATAGCAAAAATCTCGCAGGAAGTTTACTTAATGGTTAGTGGTATCGGAGTGCGTATAAAATGA
- a CDS encoding adenosylcobinamide-GDP ribazoletransferase — protein sequence MILLKKTFEEIILTLSFLTRIPIKFTSSNDWKVRIKNIPIYFPLIGYLPGLIYYTGAMLYRKHMHFGLLIQMLTISFGFYMFDLFHFDGLLDMFDGLLNQSNKEKRLEIMSKGNVGPFAVFYGTLYVLTFWELFKQVDPASFIFGSVFGRYTMDVVMFFSKPAKQTGLGALLYPFKKITVLVSLFFTLPLFLTNVELYMISLITAFIVGITISITSVSLVGGITGDILGGSCLIGKMMILVLSYISK from the coding sequence GTGATCTTACTGAAAAAGACTTTTGAAGAAATAATTCTTACCTTATCATTTTTGACAAGAATTCCTATAAAATTCACCAGCTCAAACGATTGGAAAGTCAGAATTAAAAACATTCCAATTTATTTTCCGTTAATCGGATACTTACCGGGACTAATCTATTATACTGGTGCAATGTTGTATAGAAAACACATGCATTTTGGATTGTTAATACAGATGTTGACAATATCTTTTGGTTTTTACATGTTTGATTTATTTCATTTTGATGGCTTACTTGATATGTTCGATGGTTTATTGAATCAATCAAATAAAGAAAAAAGATTAGAAATAATGAGTAAAGGGAACGTTGGACCATTTGCTGTATTTTATGGTACATTGTATGTTTTGACTTTTTGGGAGCTATTCAAACAAGTTGATCCTGCATCTTTTATATTTGGCAGTGTATTTGGTAGATACACAATGGACGTTGTAATGTTTTTTTCAAAGCCAGCAAAGCAAACAGGACTTGGTGCACTACTCTATCCGTTTAAAAAAATCACGGTCTTAGTGTCACTATTTTTCACGTTACCACTTTTTTTAACAAACGTTGAGTTATATATGATCTCATTGATAACGGCATTTATAGTAGGCATTACAATATCTATTACTTCTGTATCATTGGTTGGAGGAATTACGGGTGATATTCTTGGAGGAAGTTGTCTCATTGGGAAAATGATGATCTTAGTTTTGAGTTACATATCTAAGTAA
- a CDS encoding radical SAM protein encodes MYFKNRIKTHHDMMKRKDEFFRSQINILEHLSKERPAGRRSVIYVHIPFCTKTCSFCSLIRSQIKLPEDYYLLIIEEIEKYSNLDYIKESLFDAVYFGGGTPTVLSSEMIKKLVCKIKESFNFTNDAEFTFETSVSELTDEKIDTLFEVGVNRVSVGIQTFSNRGRKLLGRKGSGEFAKAKLEKLKKKDFKVVGIDIIYSYPDQTLKELDEDLKTIFELQLDGFSMYSLINMGKNNLTEVDQETDFEFFTRIIESSFQNGYKMLELTKMVKKDEYKYIVNRNKGEDTLPLGAGAGGNFKNVLIMNPPNLESYKQSVKFFENRNGIVVDGIYSEFLKIKGKIQMLEIPIDNEIVRSSSKAMEYIDQLISENLAIKKEDKVYLTINGAYWGNNIGKKLIEILQESVKL; translated from the coding sequence ATGTATTTTAAAAACAGAATAAAGACACATCATGATATGATGAAGAGAAAAGATGAATTTTTCAGAAGCCAGATTAATATTTTAGAACATTTATCTAAGGAAAGACCTGCAGGAAGAAGATCTGTAATATATGTTCACATTCCATTTTGTACCAAGACGTGCAGCTTTTGTTCACTTATTAGAAGTCAGATTAAACTTCCAGAGGATTACTACTTACTAATTATAGAAGAAATTGAAAAATACAGTAATTTGGATTATATTAAAGAATCCCTCTTCGATGCCGTTTATTTTGGTGGAGGTACACCAACAGTTTTGTCTTCGGAAATGATAAAAAAGCTTGTTTGTAAGATTAAAGAGAGTTTCAACTTTACGAATGATGCAGAATTTACCTTTGAAACAAGTGTAAGTGAACTAACTGATGAAAAAATTGATACATTATTTGAAGTAGGTGTAAATAGAGTAAGTGTGGGGATTCAAACTTTTTCTAATAGAGGTAGAAAATTGTTAGGCAGAAAAGGAAGTGGTGAGTTTGCGAAAGCCAAGCTTGAAAAACTTAAGAAAAAAGATTTTAAAGTTGTTGGAATAGATATTATTTATTCCTATCCAGATCAAACCTTAAAAGAGCTTGATGAAGATTTGAAAACAATTTTTGAACTTCAACTTGATGGGTTTTCTATGTACTCTTTAATAAACATGGGTAAGAACAATTTAACAGAAGTGGATCAAGAAACAGATTTTGAATTTTTTACAAGAATAATTGAATCAAGTTTTCAAAATGGATACAAAATGTTAGAATTGACCAAAATGGTAAAAAAAGACGAATATAAATATATAGTAAATAGGAACAAAGGTGAGGATACTTTACCCCTGGGTGCAGGAGCAGGTGGTAATTTTAAAAACGTATTGATCATGAACCCGCCCAATCTTGAAAGTTATAAGCAATCTGTTAAATTTTTTGAAAACAGAAACGGAATAGTTGTTGATGGCATTTACTCAGAATTCTTAAAAATCAAAGGAAAAATACAAATGTTAGAAATACCTATCGATAATGAAATTGTAAGAAGTTCATCTAAAGCGATGGAATACATAGATCAGCTTATTTCAGAGAACTTGGCGATAAAAAAGGAAGATAAGGTATATCTAACAATTAATGGAGCTTATTGGGGTAATAATATAGGCAAAAAACTGATTGAGATACTCCAAGAGTCTGTAAAATTGTAA
- a CDS encoding flavodoxin family protein has product MRILLTYSSLTGNTKKVADGIYEILDKFITTYVPIKDINNPSEFVLNFDFIIVGFWVDKGMPNWEALNFLKVIKGKLLGIFMTLGASPKSYHATECMRKTIEMVEKNQNKVITTFICQGKVSEELINFFKTLPPNHPHALTKEKIKKYEEAAKHPNEDDIKNAQNVFLKAVSNLCILKTE; this is encoded by the coding sequence ATGAGAATTTTACTTACTTACTCAAGCTTAACCGGAAATACAAAAAAAGTAGCTGATGGAATCTATGAAATTTTGGATAAATTCATAACAACATATGTGCCTATAAAAGATATAAATAACCCTAGTGAATTTGTTCTGAATTTTGATTTTATAATTGTAGGCTTTTGGGTGGACAAAGGGATGCCTAACTGGGAAGCTTTGAACTTTCTTAAAGTTATTAAGGGAAAACTTTTAGGAATATTCATGACTCTTGGCGCTTCTCCTAAATCCTATCATGCAACGGAATGTATGAGAAAAACTATTGAAATGGTTGAAAAAAACCAAAATAAAGTAATTACAACATTTATTTGTCAAGGAAAAGTGAGCGAAGAGCTGATTAATTTCTTTAAAACACTGCCTCCAAATCATCCACATGCACTAACAAAAGAAAAAATAAAAAAATACGAAGAAGCAGCAAAGCATCCAAACGAAGATGATATTAAAAATGCGCAAAATGTATTTTTAAAGGCGGTGAGTAATTTATGTATTTTAAAAACAGAATAA
- a CDS encoding ABC transporter ATP-binding protein translates to MIKIDNLSFSFEETKIFFENLNLIIKDGIITSIIGPNGSGKSTLLNLLARILSPRCGSILIDKMDISKLSRRDIAKKLSIIFQQNYAPEDLTVRELLSFGRNPHKKYFDNLTIEDVKLIEWAMRVTRITHLSERRLSQLSGGEKQRVWLAVGLVQNTKYLLLDEPTTYLDIRYQIEFLNLIRKINKELGLTVIMVLHDINQAIKYSDSIIVIKQGRIVACGEPSKVITQELLINVFGIRSKLIEDNGEYYFVFQETV, encoded by the coding sequence ATGATTAAAATAGATAATTTGTCTTTTTCTTTCGAAGAAACAAAAATCTTTTTCGAAAATTTGAATTTAATAATAAAAGACGGAATAATAACAAGCATAATAGGTCCGAATGGTTCAGGTAAATCTACTTTGTTAAACTTATTGGCTCGTATATTAAGTCCAAGATGTGGAAGTATATTAATAGATAAGATGGATATATCTAAGTTAAGTAGAAGAGATATTGCTAAAAAACTTTCAATAATTTTTCAGCAAAATTATGCTCCTGAAGACTTGACAGTAAGAGAGCTCCTATCTTTTGGTAGAAATCCTCATAAAAAGTATTTTGATAATCTAACAATAGAGGACGTTAAATTGATAGAATGGGCTATGAGAGTAACAAGAATTACACACTTATCCGAAAGACGACTTTCTCAACTTTCTGGTGGCGAGAAACAAAGAGTTTGGCTAGCTGTGGGACTCGTACAAAATACTAAGTATTTGCTTTTAGACGAACCAACAACTTATCTTGATATTAGATATCAAATAGAGTTCCTAAACCTGATTAGAAAAATAAACAAGGAGCTTGGGTTGACAGTTATAATGGTTCTTCATGACATTAACCAAGCTATCAAATATAGCGATAGCATAATTGTTATTAAGCAAGGAAGAATAGTAGCTTGTGGTGAACCTTCAAAAGTAATTACTCAAGAATTACTAATTAATGTTTTTGGCATTCGTAGCAAACTGATAGAAGATAACGGCGAGTATTACTTTGTTTTCCAGGAAACGGTTTGA
- a CDS encoding iron ABC transporter permease: MKKTVIQIVDRVEKDRNYQFYLLLCLLLLFSQFVFSLILGSVKIPAKDVLSLFIGKKFENYEIVVYLRLPRILISIIVGANLAVSGVLLQAVMRNPLVDPGITGVSSGASIFAIIVMLYFPDYLYFLPIISFFGGLLASVLVYLVAWKNGLSPVRIVLSGIAINAFLGSISSIIAILNSDKIAGILTWLNGSIAGRNWKHVSILLAYSPILLLISFLLSKACDLISLDEKNSMSIGVNVNLYRMLISFVAIFLASLSTSIVGIVGFLALTAPHISRFLIGSSHKHLIPISILIGSNILLFADTLSRNMAKPYEIPVGITMSMFGAPFFIYLLKRRRKND; this comes from the coding sequence ATGAAAAAAACTGTGATACAAATAGTGGACAGAGTAGAGAAAGATAGGAACTATCAATTTTATCTCTTACTTTGTTTGTTGCTGCTTTTTTCGCAATTTGTATTTTCACTAATCTTAGGAAGTGTCAAAATACCAGCAAAAGACGTGCTTTCGCTTTTCATTGGTAAAAAATTCGAAAATTATGAAATTGTTGTTTATCTCCGGCTTCCCAGAATTTTGATTTCCATAATTGTTGGAGCAAATTTAGCGGTTTCAGGCGTGTTATTACAAGCTGTTATGCGTAATCCACTTGTTGATCCTGGTATAACAGGTGTTTCTTCTGGGGCAAGTATTTTTGCTATAATTGTTATGCTTTATTTTCCTGACTATTTATACTTTTTACCGATAATTAGTTTTTTCGGAGGACTTTTGGCCTCGGTTTTAGTCTACCTTGTAGCTTGGAAAAATGGTTTATCGCCAGTGAGAATTGTGCTTTCAGGTATAGCGATAAATGCTTTTTTAGGTTCTATATCTTCCATAATTGCTATATTAAATTCAGACAAAATTGCAGGTATTCTGACATGGCTCAATGGTAGCATTGCTGGTAGAAACTGGAAACATGTTAGTATATTATTAGCCTATTCACCAATACTTTTATTAATTTCCTTTTTATTGTCAAAAGCATGTGATTTAATTTCTCTCGACGAAAAAAATTCTATGAGTATAGGTGTAAATGTTAACCTTTACAGAATGTTAATCTCATTTGTTGCTATTTTTTTAGCATCTCTATCAACAAGTATCGTAGGTATAGTTGGTTTTTTAGCTCTTACTGCTCCACATATTTCAAGATTTCTTATTGGTTCAAGTCACAAGCATTTAATACCAATTTCAATTTTAATAGGTTCAAACATCTTACTTTTTGCTGATACATTATCACGAAACATGGCTAAACCATATGAAATACCAGTTGGAATAACTATGTCTATGTTCGGTGCTCCGTTTTTTATTTATTTATTGAAAAGGAGGCGTAAAAATGATTAA
- the isdE gene encoding heme ABC transporter substrate-binding protein IsdE: MLGKLKFLLFFSLLVFISTATLFSKDYNTPKRVIAGTVAISEILSKLSVNVIAVPTTNYELPKEFENLPRIGNPMKPDLEVLKSLKPDLFVSDASLESSLKNYLDDNKIPYKFVKLNSIDDLKFTISELGKLLGKSSEAQKLLAELNLKEARILASIKEQRKPKVMIIFGTPGNFMLATDKSFVGSLVKKLGGINVVKSESAYVPINLETLLISQPDVILRFSHADPRIVWELFEKEFSENKIWNSFEAVKNGKVHNLEPEYFGVSAKLNAIDALEKLSKILFK; this comes from the coding sequence ATGTTAGGAAAGCTTAAGTTTTTATTATTTTTTTCCTTACTTGTTTTTATCAGCACAGCTACTTTGTTTTCTAAAGATTACAACACTCCAAAACGGGTGATTGCTGGGACAGTCGCGATTTCAGAAATACTTTCTAAACTCTCTGTAAACGTTATAGCAGTTCCAACAACAAATTATGAACTCCCGAAAGAATTTGAAAACTTACCACGCATAGGTAACCCTATGAAACCTGATTTAGAAGTTTTAAAATCGTTAAAACCTGATTTATTTGTTTCGGATGCTTCTCTTGAAAGTAGCTTAAAGAATTATCTTGATGATAACAAAATTCCTTATAAATTTGTGAAACTCAACTCGATTGACGATTTGAAGTTTACCATTAGTGAACTTGGTAAATTATTAGGAAAAAGCTCAGAGGCACAAAAACTGCTTGCTGAGTTAAATTTAAAGGAAGCTAGAATATTGGCAAGTATTAAAGAACAAAGAAAACCTAAAGTTATGATAATTTTTGGTACTCCTGGTAATTTTATGCTTGCAACTGACAAATCATTTGTTGGATCGCTTGTAAAAAAACTTGGAGGTATTAATGTAGTTAAATCTGAAAGTGCATATGTTCCAATAAACTTAGAAACTCTTTTAATTTCCCAACCGGATGTAATACTGAGATTTTCGCACGCGGATCCACGAATAGTGTGGGAATTGTTTGAAAAAGAATTTAGTGAAAACAAAATATGGAATAGTTTTGAAGCTGTAAAGAATGGAAAAGTACATAATCTAGAGCCTGAATATTTTGGTGTTTCTGCAAAATTAAATGCTATTGATGCGCTTGAAAAGTTATCTAAAATTCTTTTCAAGTGA
- a CDS encoding ABC transporter substrate-binding protein — translation MIKSKVGIVLIFLFVPICLFSTYLGLESSGLKGGKLTLILTTAPQTLNPFNSGTGDTSIIGHLLGRGGRLAEYNEIDKKYYPGIAENWKGPRITKDGGMEILFYLRKGIKWSDGKPFSVDDVIFTFNNIILNPKFPNRIQDQLKTTNGILPEVTKIDDFTFRVYYKEIYRPAFDAIVRIYILPKHVWEPQLRYKKITEIWDIGAISRGEAVGLGPFIPVEYVPDQYVRLVRNPYYWKKDKNGQQLPYLDEVVYKIVPNYEAGKLTFLTGGADVFAPRGADVISIREKGNFIVYRQGPTQSIQYLAFNFNAKDPIKRNWFRNIHFRKAIAYSINKTSLINVVYHGLAVEQNSVVAFMSPFYNENIVVKYKYDISRAKAELLLGGFKFGKDGILYDKKGNKVEFTLVTDSSDTFREQICNILINEWKKIGISSRLVILDRNIVSRLIEQTGEWEAVVSGLMAFEEPQLSAHIWRSDGIRHFWNFHPKVAKWVSEKDYVKFEFEEQVDKILENNVLTLDDEIAKNYWYAFQRIISENLPIIPLVSSIKFLAWNEKLKNVTPGELDSINWCLDRIYIEEFKQR, via the coding sequence ATGATTAAATCCAAAGTTGGGATTGTATTGATTTTTTTGTTTGTACCTATTTGCCTATTTTCAACTTATTTAGGACTTGAATCTTCCGGGCTGAAAGGTGGCAAACTAACTCTTATACTGACTACAGCTCCACAGACTCTTAATCCTTTTAATTCTGGAACTGGAGATACTTCAATAATTGGTCATCTTTTGGGAAGAGGGGGAAGACTTGCTGAATACAACGAAATTGATAAAAAGTATTATCCTGGTATTGCAGAAAATTGGAAAGGTCCAAGAATTACTAAGGACGGAGGAATGGAAATATTATTTTACTTAAGAAAGGGAATTAAATGGAGTGACGGGAAGCCGTTTAGTGTCGATGATGTTATCTTTACATTTAACAATATAATTCTAAATCCAAAATTTCCGAACAGAATACAGGATCAATTAAAAACAACTAATGGAATTCTTCCAGAAGTTACGAAAATAGATGATTTTACTTTCAGAGTTTACTATAAAGAGATTTATAGACCTGCATTTGACGCTATCGTTAGGATTTACATTCTTCCAAAACACGTTTGGGAACCTCAGCTAAGATACAAAAAAATAACCGAAATATGGGATATAGGCGCTATTTCGAGGGGAGAAGCAGTTGGGCTAGGACCATTCATTCCTGTCGAATATGTACCAGATCAGTATGTAAGATTGGTCAGAAATCCTTATTATTGGAAAAAAGATAAAAACGGTCAGCAACTTCCCTATTTAGATGAAGTTGTTTATAAAATAGTGCCAAACTACGAAGCTGGAAAATTGACTTTTTTAACTGGTGGAGCTGATGTCTTTGCTCCAAGAGGTGCGGATGTTATCAGTATAAGGGAGAAAGGTAATTTCATTGTTTATAGACAAGGTCCCACTCAATCCATTCAATATTTAGCATTTAATTTCAACGCTAAGGATCCAATTAAACGAAATTGGTTTAGAAATATACACTTTAGAAAAGCGATTGCTTATAGTATAAATAAAACTTCTCTTATAAATGTTGTCTATCATGGCTTAGCCGTTGAACAAAACAGTGTAGTAGCCTTCATGTCACCATTTTACAATGAGAATATTGTAGTAAAATACAAATACGATATTTCAAGAGCGAAAGCAGAGCTTTTGTTGGGTGGTTTTAAGTTTGGAAAAGACGGAATACTCTACGATAAGAAGGGTAACAAAGTAGAATTTACACTTGTGACTGATTCAAGTGATACGTTCCGTGAGCAAATTTGTAATATACTAATAAATGAATGGAAAAAAATAGGAATAAGCTCAAGATTGGTAATTCTTGATAGAAATATTGTTTCAAGGCTCATTGAACAAACAGGCGAATGGGAAGCTGTTGTCAGTGGACTTATGGCATTTGAAGAACCGCAATTGTCTGCCCATATTTGGCGTTCTGACGGGATACGACATTTTTGGAACTTCCATCCAAAAGTTGCTAAGTGGGTTTCTGAAAAAGATTACGTAAAATTCGAATTTGAAGAACAAGTAGATAAGATTTTAGAAAATAATGTTTTAACACTTGATGATGAAATTGCGAAAAATTATTGGTACGCATTTCAAAGAATAATTTCTGAAAACTTACCGATTATTCCTCTTGTTTCTAGTATAAAATTTTTGGCATGGAATGAGAAGTTAAAAAATGTTACACCTGGCGAGTTAGATTCAATAAATTGGTGTTTAGACAGAATTTATATAGAAGAATTCAAACAAAGATAA
- a CDS encoding CbiX/SirB N-terminal domain-containing protein, with the protein MKIILLVSHGSRVPESITVCEKVKNDLENLISDKIELCYMELSKPSIEEKVEELYNKGYKNIIVLPFFLFEGMHIKVDIPEILEKLAEKFKISFCIAKPIGYDKRLAYILKERLDEVGESCA; encoded by the coding sequence ATGAAAATAATACTTTTGGTGTCTCATGGCAGTCGTGTACCAGAATCCATTACTGTGTGTGAAAAGGTAAAAAATGACCTGGAAAATTTAATAAGCGATAAAATTGAACTATGTTATATGGAACTTTCAAAACCTTCTATAGAAGAAAAGGTGGAAGAACTTTACAACAAAGGCTATAAAAATATAATTGTTCTTCCATTTTTCCTTTTCGAGGGTATGCACATAAAAGTAGACATTCCTGAAATATTGGAAAAACTCGCTGAAAAGTTCAAAATATCGTTCTGTATAGCAAAACCCATAGGGTATGATAAAAGATTAGCGTATATTCTCAAAGAACGTTTGGACGAAGTTGGTGAAAGTTGTGCTTAG